In Mustela nigripes isolate SB6536 chromosome 10, MUSNIG.SB6536, whole genome shotgun sequence, one DNA window encodes the following:
- the LOC132026311 gene encoding collagen alpha-1(I) chain-like — protein sequence MPIGVQETFSASHKPAPALTGIPGDTQAPASGRADAVVEGPESSIPCADCALTYTRDRNPADPRLDPRSDSLNESASRAAPRGLSGDDEDRVGGRGRDGRNPGRTHRTAGRSPPENRDGAAPAQAVAASGAQETEGHRDLRGCRGAGGGGGRPGSAAETQAHRPGWIPHPPSAPRNRVHGRDSRAGERRSRRRPPAGPARPWGPAGRAASGHLLPAGRSRVQSPARANAPRSARRLGAARRARPSPGPRSSRPAADAARRGGPRREASRESASSRPTPARPRGDRTRHARSRSGGRAPPRQPDGSARSDGRTRRRPGLSSPGLRRAASSPPERFRLRYAPSVDELAAQGPVRCGLQRALDCVPATRHSPTRSGWPCWSLDKRAGSGHRLLAPAVPSAGQLPAGAAGLALCHPTPLGRGPERRPLHPVTHQAPPASFAVSPNGTLSLRLPVPDAAAHVPSPASRPLRAGLGRSLPPRVRGQSAHGRPDAPTTAEGRTEPSAPVGTRAWCPPSSLGLKPVPSRSPPSDWWRPLRGVNLPSLQPCVPRRRRSAAHGDRLSSPDAQQLSPRVTAASPGGDTSGDVDAALGQALRRGGGGWSAGTRQIKKKLLKNRVRKTPRVPRERHRVDAPPGRTAPRTWVQDSAREGSRPACARPSFPGRPRPRQQTAGTRRAPVATCLPPTAGLTGRGRSRRLISNVCVFPSPSKPKPSGKKHQSLRYSDLLGPARAPAGPPAGRARPPPSAATAGPHLTPRGDGSLGLPLCTAPAQHFVSCKRNGGVWKGNCPDRQRDDRTAQPTCVLATKTKS from the exons ATGCCAATCGGCGTTCAGGAGACCTTCTCAGCTTCACACAAGCCCGCACCCGCCCTCACCGGCATCCCAGGAGATACTCAAGCCCCTGCTTCCGGGAGGGCTG ATGCTGTTGTGGAAGGCCCGGAATCCTCAATTCCCTGTGCAGACTGCGCCCTGACATACACGCGGGACAGAAACCCCGCCGATCCGCGTCTTGACCCCCGCTCCGACTCACTGAACGAATCGGCTTCGCG CGCGGCGCCACGGGGACTGTCCGGAGACGACGAAGACCGGGTCGGGGGCCGGGGCCGAGACGGACGGAATCCCGGCCGGACGCACAGGACGGCCGGACGGTCCCCGCCGGAGAACCGGGACGGGGCGGCGCCGGCGCAGGCAGTCGCGGCTTCGGGCGCGCAGGAAACGGAGGGCCACCGCGACCTGAGGGGGTgccggggcgcggggggggggggggggcgtcccgGCTCCGCGGCAGAAACCCAAGCGCACCGCCCCGGATGGATCCCGCACCCGCCGTCCGCCCCTCGGAACCGCGTCCACGGCCGGGACAGCCGGGCCGGCGAGCGGCGGTCACGACGCAGGCCCCCCGCGGGCCCGGCACGTCCGTGGGGCCCCGCAGGCCGCGCGGCCTCGGGACACTTGCTTCCCGCCGGGAGATCCCGCGTCCAGTCTCCCGCGCGGGCCAACGCGCCCCGCAGCGCCCGGAGACTCGGGGCGGCCCGACGCGCCCGGCCGAGCCCCGGGCCCCGCTCCAGCCGCCCCGCCGCGGACGCCGCACGACGTGGGGGCCCGCGCCGCGAGGCGTCCCGGGAGAGCGCGAGTTCTAGACCGACGCCCGCCCGGCCTCGCGGGGACAGGACGAGACACGCGCGGTCACGCTCCGGCGGACGCGCGCCGCCGCGACAGCCCGACGGTTCCGCGCGCAGCGACGGTCGGACGCGCCGCCGCCCGGGTCTGTCGTCGCCGGGGCTCCGCAGGGCGGCCTCCTCCCCTCCGGAGCGCTTCCGCCTGCGCTATG ctcccagtgTTGACGAACTGGCGGCCCAGGGGCCTGTGCGATGTGGCCTCCAGCGGGCCCTCGACTGCGTTCCGGCCACCCGCCACTCACCGACTCGGTCAGGCTGGCCTTGCTGGTCCCTGGACAAACGAGCAGGCTCCGGCCACAGGCTCCTGGCacctgctgtcccctctgctgGACAGCTTCCTGCTGGCGCTGCCGGGCTCGCCCTGTGCCACCCAACGCCACTGGGGCGCGGTCCAGAGAGGCGTCCCCTCCACCCAGTCACGCATCAGGCCCCTCCGGCTTCCTTCGCTGTGTCCCCGAACGGCACTTTGTCACTGCGCTTGCCAGTACCCGACGCGGCAGCACATGTCCCCTCCCCCGCGTCCCGGCCCCTCAGGGCAGGGCTCGGCCGCTCCTTGCCACCCCGGGTGCGAGGACAGTCCGCACACGGCCGGCCGGACGCACCGACCACCGCGGAAGGACGGACGGAGCCGAGCGCGCCCGTGGGGACGAGAGCCTGGTGTCCTCCGTCTTCTCTGGGGCTGAAGCCGGTCCCCAGCCGGTCCCCACCCAGTGACTGGTGGCGGCCTCTGCGGGGGGTCAACCTCCCTTCCCTTCAGCCCTGCGTCCCCCGACGCCGCCGCTCCGCTGCGCATGGGGACCGGCTCTCTTCTCCAGATGCGCAACAGCTGTCTCCGCGGGTCACGGCGGCCTCGCCAGGCGGGGACACGTCGGGGGACGTCGACGCGGCACTTGGTCAGGCGCTACGGCGAGGCGGGGGCGGCTGGAGCGCGGGGACGAG GCAAATCAAGAAGAAGCTGCTTAAAAACCGTGTTCGTAAGACGCCTCGGGTACCGCGGGAGCGTCACAGGGTGGACGCGCCGCCCGGCAGGACCGCCCCTCGGACTTGGGTGCAGGACAGCGCGCGTGAAGGCTCGAGACCGGCCTGCGCGCGACCCTCCTTCCCGGGGCGCCCGCGACCCCGACAGCAAACCGCCGGGACACGCCGCGCTCCGGTCGCCACGTGCCTTCCGCCAACTGCAGGGCTCACGGGGCGCGGGAGGTCGCGGCGCTTAATTTCGAATGTGTGCGTGTTCCCGAGTCCAAGTAAACCGAAACCCAGTGGAAAAAAACACCAGAGCCTGCGCTACAGCGACCTCCTCGGCCCTGCACGAGCCCCCGCAGGACCCCCCGCAGGACGGGCCCGCCCTCCGCCCTCCGCCGCCACCGCAGGCCCGCACCTGACCCCGCGCGGCGACGGCTCGCTGGGGCTTCCACTGTGCACGGCCCCGGCGCAGCACTTTGTCTCATGCAAGCGCAACGGCGGCGTCTGGAAAGGAAACTGTCCCGACCGCCAGCGTGATGACCGCACAGCTCAACCTACGTGTGTCCTGGCAACCaagacaaaatcttaa